The proteins below are encoded in one region of Metallibacterium scheffleri:
- the pilV gene encoding type IV pilus modification protein PilV encodes MKRPLRAAGFTLLEVLVTVVILSIGMLGVAGVLLLVHKNNAASYMQQQAVQDAYDILDRMRANRSAALQGLYDVAPPSSAPTSCSSNTCSPQQMANYDLWQWHSDLVNELPAATSSISTATPAGVSSANQDVQVTVKLQWSDAPTLQALKQTVKPASYTLTTVL; translated from the coding sequence ATGAAACGTCCGCTGCGTGCCGCCGGCTTCACCTTGCTCGAAGTGCTGGTGACCGTGGTCATCTTGTCGATCGGCATGTTGGGCGTGGCTGGCGTGTTGCTGCTGGTACACAAGAACAATGCGGCAAGCTACATGCAGCAGCAAGCGGTGCAGGATGCCTACGACATTCTTGACCGCATGCGCGCCAATCGCTCGGCTGCATTGCAAGGCCTGTACGACGTGGCCCCACCCAGTTCGGCACCAACCAGTTGTTCCAGCAATACGTGCAGTCCACAACAGATGGCGAACTACGACTTGTGGCAGTGGCATTCCGATCTGGTGAACGAGCTGCCTGCGGCGACATCCAGTATTTCCACCGCGACTCCGGCGGGTGTGTCCTCCGCCAACCAAGACGTGCAAGTAACGGTCAAGCTGCAATGGAGCGATGCACCCACGCTGCAGGCGTTGAAGCAAACAGTCAAGCCCGCCAGCTACACCTTGACGACGGTGCTGTGA
- a CDS encoding pyridoxal phosphate-dependent aminotransferase — MQIETKLPAVGTTIFTVMSQLAIEHKAINLGQGFPDFDPPPALVDALARTMREGHNQYAPMTGITALREQIALKTERLYGRRIGVDTEITVTSGATEALFAAIACSVRAGEEVIVLDPCYDSYQPAIDLQGARAVHVPLRLPDFSVDWQRVRDAVTPCTRMIIVNSPHNPSGAVFSTADLDALAELAQAHGLWVLSDEVYEHIVFDDAQHQSALRHPALAERSFVVSSFGKTYHCTGWKLGYCIAPKTLSAEFRKVHQYLTFCSFQPAQWAFAEMLAQAPGHYLALPAFYQAKRDHFRALLAPSRLQLLSVPGGYFQLADYSAIRDVDDLNFCDWLVREVGVAAIPLSPFYETPPDARLLRFCFAKSDATLAAAAERLCKL, encoded by the coding sequence ATGCAGATCGAAACCAAGTTGCCCGCGGTAGGCACCACCATTTTCACGGTGATGAGCCAGCTCGCGATCGAGCACAAGGCCATCAATCTGGGTCAGGGCTTCCCTGATTTCGATCCGCCGCCAGCCTTGGTCGATGCCTTGGCGCGTACCATGCGCGAGGGCCATAACCAGTACGCGCCGATGACCGGCATCACCGCGTTGCGCGAGCAGATCGCACTGAAGACCGAGCGTCTGTATGGCCGCCGCATCGGCGTGGACACCGAGATCACCGTCACCTCGGGCGCCACCGAGGCGCTGTTCGCCGCCATCGCCTGCAGCGTGCGCGCGGGCGAGGAGGTGATCGTGCTCGATCCCTGCTACGACAGCTACCAGCCGGCCATCGACCTGCAGGGCGCGCGCGCGGTGCATGTGCCCTTGCGCCTGCCGGATTTTTCCGTGGACTGGCAGCGCGTGCGCGACGCGGTCACGCCGTGCACGCGCATGATCATCGTCAACAGCCCGCACAATCCATCGGGCGCGGTGTTCTCCACCGCCGATCTCGATGCACTGGCCGAGCTGGCGCAGGCGCACGGGCTGTGGGTGCTGTCGGATGAGGTCTACGAGCACATCGTGTTCGACGACGCGCAGCACCAGAGCGCGCTGCGTCACCCGGCTCTGGCCGAGCGCAGCTTCGTGGTCAGCTCCTTTGGCAAGACCTACCACTGCACCGGCTGGAAGCTGGGTTACTGCATCGCGCCCAAAACGCTGAGCGCCGAGTTTCGCAAGGTGCACCAGTACCTCACTTTTTGCAGCTTCCAGCCGGCGCAGTGGGCGTTCGCGGAGATGCTGGCGCAGGCACCCGGGCATTACCTTGCATTGCCCGCGTTCTACCAGGCCAAGCGCGACCATTTCCGCGCGCTGCTGGCGCCATCGCGTCTGCAGTTGCTGTCAGTGCCAGGCGGCTATTTCCAGTTGGCCGATTACAGTGCCATCCGCGATGTGGATGATCTGAACTTCTGCGACTGGCTGGTGCGCGAAGTCGGCGTGGCCGCGATTCCGCTGTCGCCGTTTTACGAAACACCGCCCGATGCGCGGCTGCTGCGCTTCTGTTTCGCCAAGTCCGACGCCACCCTGGCCGCCGCCGCGGAGCGTCTGTGCAAACTCTGA
- a CDS encoding type IV pilin protein, whose product MKRSVGFTLIELMIVVAIIAILSAIAYPAYNKYVLRSRRSDAYAALNQDQATMERCYAQYFSYAPTTATCPAVQTTSPEGYYSVVASNVTATTYTLTATAIGPQAQDTGCATLSLDQAGNKTSTGGSANCWGS is encoded by the coding sequence ATGAAACGCAGCGTAGGCTTTACCTTGATCGAGTTGATGATCGTCGTGGCGATCATCGCCATTCTCTCGGCTATCGCGTACCCGGCATACAACAAGTACGTGCTGCGCAGTCGACGGTCGGACGCCTATGCTGCGCTGAATCAGGATCAGGCCACCATGGAGCGCTGCTACGCGCAGTACTTTTCGTATGCGCCGACCACGGCGACGTGCCCTGCTGTTCAGACCACATCGCCTGAGGGGTACTACAGTGTCGTTGCCTCCAACGTGACCGCAACGACGTACACCCTCACCGCGACCGCGATTGGTCCGCAGGCACAGGATACGGGCTGCGCGACGCTGAGCCTCGACCAGGCCGGCAACAAGACCTCGACCGGCGGCAGTGCCAACTGCTGGGGTTCCTGA
- a CDS encoding GspH/FimT family pseudopilin: protein MRNARGFTLLELMVVLIIVAIMLGIAIPDFHTVLLNRRLNGLIDNLYNSLNYARSTALSNDEPVTVCPLGSAGGTTCGSNWNAGWIVVKQPPQGTSAVLNTTVLSANGPTLNSVPIGSGSSVTQITFNGLGLLSTTQTLLVACDSRGSSAARAISVYATGFIQASNTPGMAADGTTSLTCP, encoded by the coding sequence ATGCGCAATGCGCGCGGATTCACTCTGCTGGAACTGATGGTCGTGCTGATCATCGTGGCGATCATGCTGGGCATCGCCATACCCGACTTCCACACCGTACTGCTGAACCGTCGATTGAATGGCTTGATCGACAACCTCTACAACTCACTAAATTATGCGCGCAGCACAGCGCTCAGCAACGATGAGCCGGTTACCGTATGCCCGCTTGGCTCCGCTGGAGGCACGACCTGCGGAAGCAACTGGAACGCGGGTTGGATCGTGGTCAAGCAGCCACCACAGGGAACCAGTGCGGTGCTGAACACCACGGTGTTGAGTGCGAACGGACCTACATTGAACAGCGTTCCCATCGGCTCAGGTTCCTCGGTCACGCAAATCACTTTCAATGGCCTAGGCCTGCTCAGCACTACTCAAACTCTGCTCGTTGCGTGCGACTCGCGCGGCAGTAGCGCCGCGCGCGCGATTTCGGTTTACGCCACCGGCTTCATCCAGGCATCGAATACGCCGGGCATGGCAGCCGATGGCACGACTTCGCTCACCTGTCCCTGA
- a CDS encoding amidohydrolase codes for MQTLKISLVQGDTRWHDAAANRAYYGGLVRNLKGQGSDLVILPETFLSGFTNDTLHQAEGMDGEGVHWLRALAAEVGAVVTGSVVIRDEGRNFNRLLWMRPDGQCTQYDKRHLFRMAGEHERYAMGGARPIVELHGWRVLPQVCYDLRFPVWLRNRRLQSATGGMDYDLLLFVANWPEPRRYAWRMLLRARAIENLACVVAVNRVGRDGNGLDYAGDSTVLDALGQPLVELGRAAQVVTVALDPAPLLALRERFPAWMDADEFSLAEGRAGS; via the coding sequence GTGCAAACTCTGAAGATCAGCCTGGTACAGGGCGACACGCGCTGGCATGACGCCGCGGCCAACCGCGCGTATTACGGCGGTCTGGTGCGCAACCTGAAAGGGCAGGGCAGTGATCTGGTGATTCTGCCGGAGACGTTCCTCTCCGGCTTCACCAACGACACACTGCATCAGGCCGAAGGCATGGATGGCGAAGGCGTGCACTGGCTGCGCGCGCTGGCGGCGGAGGTTGGCGCGGTGGTCACCGGCAGCGTGGTGATCCGCGACGAAGGTCGCAATTTCAATCGCCTGTTGTGGATGCGGCCCGATGGCCAGTGCACGCAGTACGACAAACGCCATCTGTTTCGCATGGCCGGCGAGCACGAGCGCTACGCCATGGGCGGTGCGCGGCCCATCGTCGAATTGCACGGCTGGCGCGTGCTGCCGCAGGTCTGCTATGACCTGCGCTTTCCGGTGTGGCTGCGCAATCGCCGTCTGCAAAGCGCCACGGGCGGCATGGATTACGACCTGCTGTTGTTCGTGGCCAATTGGCCCGAGCCGCGCCGCTACGCCTGGCGCATGCTGCTGCGTGCGCGTGCCATCGAGAATCTGGCCTGCGTGGTCGCGGTCAACCGTGTCGGTCGCGATGGCAACGGTCTGGATTACGCCGGTGACAGCACCGTGCTCGATGCCCTCGGACAGCCGTTGGTCGAACTGGGTCGCGCTGCGCAGGTGGTCACGGTCGCGCTCGATCCCGCTCCGCTGCTGGCGTTGCGCGAACGGTTTCCGGCGTGGATGGACGCCGACGAGTTCAGTCTTGCCGAGGGACGTGCCGGGTCATGA
- a CDS encoding pilus assembly PilX family protein: MNAIMRGIRESWLEIRESHELALQASSECHANASRRQRGFVLLTALVLLLVLTLAALVAMVYQANQARVAGNTANAQISFETAEGALRIAEGQLLTGAYTGVPFTTAGNNGLYLFNPLQVPLWTNPSTWSGSGTTFASTFSGLSSAAPQVMIEQLPSVAMPGQSLASVQYGGGVQTVNVYRITVRAVGANGKAPVMVQSIFHE; this comes from the coding sequence ATGAACGCGATCATGCGCGGGATTCGGGAATCGTGGCTCGAAATTCGAGAAAGCCACGAACTGGCCCTGCAAGCCAGCAGTGAGTGTCATGCCAACGCGTCGCGCAGGCAGCGAGGTTTCGTGCTGTTGACGGCGTTGGTGTTGCTGCTGGTGCTGACCCTGGCGGCACTGGTGGCCATGGTGTACCAGGCCAACCAGGCGCGTGTCGCCGGTAACACGGCCAACGCGCAGATCTCGTTCGAGACCGCCGAGGGCGCGTTGCGTATCGCCGAGGGCCAGTTGCTCACGGGCGCGTATACAGGCGTGCCGTTCACCACAGCCGGCAACAACGGACTGTATCTTTTCAATCCATTGCAGGTGCCGCTGTGGACGAATCCATCCACATGGAGCGGATCCGGCACCACGTTTGCGTCGACGTTTTCCGGTCTTTCCAGTGCCGCGCCGCAAGTGATGATCGAGCAGCTGCCCAGTGTGGCCATGCCCGGGCAAAGTCTGGCATCGGTGCAATACGGCGGCGGCGTGCAGACAGTGAATGTCTATCGCATCACCGTGCGCGCGGTGGGCGCCAACGGCAAGGCACCAGTGATGGTGCAAAGCATCTTCCACGAGTAA
- a CDS encoding LysR family transcriptional regulator, with the protein MDRYAAMQLFLRVVDDGSFAAAASHSGISRAQASKLIRALEEDLGVRLIQRTTRKLSLTEAGRHYHERVAAAMAALNEAAAEAGQRQTEPRGHLRVSAPTSFATRHLADALTEFLRRNPRIELELDLNDRRADLVRDGFDMAIRIGHLADSSLIARRIAPARMLAVAAPAYLKAHGTPTHPQQLEAHTALLYTLIPHHDLWTFAREQDTVNVRVHGPLHASNGDVLAAAVVRGLGVAVQPSFIVGDLVRSGELQRILCDWHLPEATIYAVYPAGRALPAKTRSLIDFLAARFGDEPYWDDGLFSAKQAAPIARRGKSVAKS; encoded by the coding sequence ATGGATCGCTATGCCGCGATGCAGTTGTTCCTGCGCGTGGTCGACGACGGCAGCTTTGCGGCTGCGGCCAGTCACAGCGGCATCTCGCGCGCGCAGGCCAGCAAGCTGATCCGCGCTCTGGAAGAAGACCTCGGCGTGCGCCTGATCCAGCGCACCACGCGCAAGCTCAGTCTCACCGAGGCTGGCCGCCACTATCACGAGCGCGTGGCCGCGGCGATGGCCGCACTCAACGAAGCCGCGGCCGAGGCCGGGCAGCGCCAGACCGAGCCGCGCGGGCACCTGCGCGTAAGCGCACCCACGTCGTTCGCGACGCGACATCTGGCCGATGCGCTTACCGAGTTCCTGCGCCGCAACCCGCGCATCGAACTGGAACTGGATTTGAACGATCGCCGCGCCGACCTGGTGCGCGATGGTTTCGACATGGCCATCCGCATCGGTCACCTGGCCGATTCCAGCTTGATCGCGCGGCGCATCGCGCCCGCGCGCATGCTGGCGGTGGCCGCACCGGCGTACCTGAAAGCGCACGGCACGCCGACGCACCCGCAGCAACTGGAAGCGCACACGGCGCTGTTGTACACGCTCATCCCGCACCACGACCTGTGGACCTTTGCGCGCGAGCAGGACACCGTCAACGTGCGTGTCCATGGCCCGTTGCATGCCAGCAATGGCGATGTGCTCGCCGCTGCCGTGGTGCGTGGTCTGGGTGTGGCGGTGCAGCCCAGCTTCATCGTCGGCGACCTGGTGCGCAGCGGCGAATTGCAGCGCATCCTGTGCGACTGGCACCTGCCCGAAGCGACGATCTACGCGGTCTATCCGGCGGGCCGCGCGCTGCCCGCGAAGACCCGCAGCCTGATCGATTTCCTGGCCGCGCGCTTCGGCGACGAACCCTACTGGGACGATGGCCTGTTCAGTGCCAAGCAGGCCGCGCCGATTGCGCGTCGCGGCAAGTCCGTTGCGAAATCCTGA
- a CDS encoding PilW family protein, producing the protein MERCTHAAGVEANSQARQLHLDDGAVMKRSMGFSLVELMVAIAIGLVILAGVVTVFVAQRQVYGTATAQASMQNAENAIAAMVAPAVRGAGFAGCGAFSTTGNIINSGSLLYNFSAPLFGFSANTAMSGLNAANATSTGKWTPALDSSFANNMPEAGSDVIVVGGELPGTIPVPVTDIVGNSGQLTIQSQPFPPPSTATVQPGMIGAVSDCAKSIAFTIFSQAGANSNNLIIHHDQGTGIGSNKQADFAPNFPLGSQFVLLQQEAFYVAQGPGGQSALYGAVMMCGQWQSLAVLASGCSNGNGANASASAPQPLVPGVDNMQILYGIGAGGVTQQWVPASAVTNWAQVYAVRMGFLLEGPLGSAPPGANPTSWPVLGTTVKVPPDTRLRHVYVITLSIRNATL; encoded by the coding sequence ATGGAGCGATGCACCCACGCTGCAGGCGTTGAAGCAAACAGTCAAGCCCGCCAGCTACACCTTGACGACGGTGCTGTGATGAAACGTTCCATGGGATTTTCGCTGGTGGAACTGATGGTGGCGATTGCCATCGGCCTGGTGATACTCGCCGGCGTCGTCACCGTGTTTGTCGCGCAGCGTCAGGTTTATGGCACCGCGACGGCCCAAGCCTCGATGCAGAACGCTGAGAATGCGATTGCGGCCATGGTCGCTCCGGCCGTGCGTGGCGCCGGATTCGCTGGTTGCGGCGCATTTTCCACGACCGGCAACATCATCAATTCCGGAAGTCTGCTTTACAACTTCAGTGCGCCTTTGTTCGGTTTTTCGGCCAACACCGCGATGAGCGGGCTGAATGCGGCCAACGCAACCAGCACGGGCAAATGGACGCCTGCGCTGGACAGTTCGTTCGCCAACAACATGCCCGAGGCCGGCAGCGACGTGATCGTGGTGGGCGGGGAATTGCCTGGCACCATTCCGGTGCCGGTCACCGACATCGTCGGCAACTCAGGGCAATTGACGATCCAGAGCCAGCCTTTTCCGCCGCCATCAACGGCCACGGTACAGCCCGGCATGATTGGTGCGGTCAGCGATTGCGCCAAATCGATTGCCTTCACGATTTTTTCTCAGGCAGGCGCCAATTCGAACAATCTGATCATCCACCACGACCAAGGCACTGGCATCGGCAGCAACAAACAGGCTGATTTCGCGCCGAATTTCCCGTTGGGCTCGCAGTTCGTGCTGTTGCAGCAAGAAGCGTTCTATGTTGCGCAGGGACCGGGTGGACAGAGCGCGCTGTACGGCGCGGTGATGATGTGCGGGCAGTGGCAGTCTTTGGCGGTGCTTGCTTCGGGTTGTTCGAATGGCAACGGCGCCAATGCGAGTGCTTCGGCACCGCAACCGCTGGTGCCCGGCGTCGACAACATGCAAATCCTCTATGGCATTGGCGCCGGCGGCGTGACCCAGCAATGGGTGCCTGCATCTGCGGTGACCAATTGGGCGCAGGTGTATGCCGTGCGCATGGGTTTTCTGCTGGAGGGACCGCTCGGTTCGGCGCCGCCGGGAGCCAACCCAACCAGTTGGCCGGTACTCGGCACCACGGTCAAGGTGCCGCCGGATACCCGACTGCGCCATGTCTATGTCATCACACTGTCGATCAGGAACGCCACGTTATGA
- a CDS encoding pilus assembly protein produces MKLHAAFRNLATGTALAVIAGLFAPPMIPVQAATTPTILISQIPLSVAIPVHPQVLFAVGNSQSMDGDLGGAIMTGSGSLSAGQVSLYNSSSPVNYTVPSGFTPPVVPSAAGVAPYTAVNASGNLVDNSASRLNVAKAGLAAILQAYMGSTDFALEDYATSGTSLYSTWVYYMSPNGGPFTFANALPANGYTNYAAYALADPNASPAPTLWTINPCYQYTIASSSVSNDCSQIDSTLYGGTMASYQYMQIGATSDEPDINDVLYASGQPAVYVDYGGTYAASGPNSGISINPPTSTPYTLFSLSNYNSGKISVGYNNAVPSANTVTGPTNAGYVPYSPQVMYAHRGFGYYVNSVTSNSGAVLVPMTSAGKQPTTSSISTAISTFTPYLAPETNNSSSSEIKALAYQSPIAGLVSKAGAYLQGLVSDEEACPPKQYVVLVTDGLPTMDLDGNLWPPLGSAAAQGYHVTAAFNADGSLNASATNDQALIDAVNTIAQLKTQGIETYVVGLGAGVDPSANPQAAAALTAMAIAGGTSSYFPATSPSSLVSQLSVILNQIQAGSLSTASAAVNSTGLNTGSDVYEASYNTNWTGDLREFPIDASNGQVNTASSNAVWSAQTQVDTQSSGTGWSTNRIIATWNPALSGAASGASPGAGAPFRWGTTGTLSANSISPAQQLLLQPSDTLGQERLHYLRGDQTRQQSNGGPFRNRAHILGDIVDSNPIYVGAPDGPYASGSGFSTSFNSSYQSFESTYVNRQPMLYVGANDGMLHAFDPKTGKELFAFVPNGVFANLIDLTQPNYSHQFYVDGSPQAGDVQFADGTWHTLLVGGENAGGNSIYALDVTTPASLTTESALAKAVRWEFSGSGGGGMGYTYSTPALALTCVPSPGYQSPCSNSNATLQGMFMAFFGNGYDSPSNHAILYAVNAQTGALQARIDLCAAVSGACNPNLPDGLSSVVAANSDGIIGAPVDHVFAGDLQGNLWSINVSNSSPSKWTVRLLFQARDANGNPQPITTTPAVTLNPNYPNQLGLMVYFGTGQLLAASDLSSTQTQSFYGVWDKPTTSASSIANAYTRSNLQAQVLTTISAATAGLPQAVRTVTNNCVYYSTTTGLPSGCTAPSSTPSTAQLGWYMDLPASGERVITDPRLESGAVVFTTNAPTSASSTQCSVGFNSWLMDVNYVNGGSFSQPELDVNGDYTINGGDQVTIGGTTYNPVGMSMGTVYSAAPTIISADLGAAHALKLITRSDQTIKSVQERGGGPTRVGWWQIIQ; encoded by the coding sequence ATGAAATTGCACGCTGCGTTCCGCAATCTGGCTACTGGCACCGCGTTGGCGGTCATCGCGGGTTTGTTCGCGCCGCCGATGATTCCGGTGCAGGCCGCGACCACGCCAACGATTCTAATTTCGCAAATACCGCTGAGCGTTGCCATCCCGGTGCATCCGCAAGTGCTGTTCGCGGTGGGCAACTCGCAGTCCATGGATGGCGATTTGGGTGGTGCGATCATGACGGGTTCCGGCAGCCTGAGCGCGGGCCAAGTCTCGTTGTACAACTCCAGTTCCCCCGTGAATTACACCGTGCCCAGTGGGTTCACGCCGCCGGTCGTGCCGTCCGCGGCAGGTGTTGCTCCTTACACTGCAGTCAACGCCAGCGGAAATCTGGTCGACAACAGCGCCAGCCGGCTGAATGTCGCCAAGGCCGGGCTTGCGGCCATTCTGCAGGCCTACATGGGCAGTACCGATTTTGCGCTGGAGGATTACGCGACATCGGGGACCAGCCTGTATTCGACCTGGGTGTACTACATGTCGCCCAATGGTGGTCCATTCACCTTTGCCAACGCGCTGCCGGCGAATGGCTATACCAACTATGCCGCCTATGCGCTCGCCGATCCGAACGCCAGCCCCGCGCCCACGTTGTGGACGATCAATCCCTGTTACCAGTACACCATTGCCTCGAGTTCGGTGAGCAATGACTGCTCGCAGATCGACAGCACGCTCTACGGTGGCACGATGGCCAGCTACCAGTACATGCAGATCGGCGCCACCAGCGACGAGCCGGATATCAACGATGTGCTTTATGCATCGGGTCAGCCGGCGGTCTATGTCGATTATGGCGGCACCTACGCGGCGTCAGGTCCCAATAGCGGGATCTCGATCAACCCGCCGACATCGACGCCATATACTCTTTTCTCCTTGTCGAACTACAACAGTGGCAAGATTTCTGTTGGCTACAACAATGCCGTGCCGTCGGCGAATACGGTCACCGGCCCGACCAATGCGGGTTATGTCCCTTATTCGCCGCAGGTCATGTATGCGCACCGCGGCTTCGGCTACTACGTCAATAGCGTGACCTCCAACAGCGGCGCTGTGCTGGTGCCGATGACCAGCGCGGGCAAGCAACCCACGACCAGCAGTATCAGTACCGCCATCAGCACGTTCACGCCTTACCTGGCGCCGGAAACCAACAACTCGAGCAGCTCCGAGATCAAGGCACTGGCCTACCAGTCGCCGATCGCCGGACTGGTTTCCAAGGCAGGAGCGTACTTGCAAGGACTAGTGAGCGACGAAGAGGCCTGTCCACCCAAGCAGTATGTCGTGCTGGTGACTGATGGTCTGCCGACGATGGACCTCGATGGCAATTTATGGCCACCGCTGGGCAGTGCTGCCGCGCAAGGTTATCACGTCACTGCAGCTTTCAATGCGGATGGGTCACTCAATGCATCGGCCACTAATGACCAGGCATTGATTGACGCGGTCAACACCATTGCCCAACTCAAGACTCAAGGAATCGAAACCTATGTGGTGGGCCTCGGCGCGGGCGTCGATCCATCCGCCAATCCTCAGGCGGCGGCGGCGCTGACGGCCATGGCCATCGCCGGCGGCACGAGCAGCTATTTTCCGGCCACGAGTCCCAGCAGTTTGGTCTCGCAACTCTCGGTCATTCTGAACCAGATCCAAGCGGGCAGCTTGTCCACGGCGTCGGCGGCAGTCAATTCGACCGGCCTGAATACCGGTTCGGATGTCTACGAGGCTTCGTACAACACCAACTGGACTGGCGACCTGCGCGAGTTTCCGATCGATGCCAGCAATGGCCAAGTGAATACCGCTTCCAGCAATGCGGTATGGAGCGCACAGACGCAGGTCGATACGCAGTCAAGCGGGACAGGTTGGAGCACGAACCGCATCATCGCAACCTGGAATCCCGCGTTATCGGGTGCGGCGTCAGGTGCATCGCCCGGTGCGGGTGCGCCGTTTCGGTGGGGCACGACCGGTACATTGTCGGCAAACTCCATATCGCCTGCACAGCAATTACTGTTGCAGCCCAGCGATACCTTGGGCCAGGAACGCCTGCACTATTTGCGTGGGGATCAGACCAGGCAGCAAAGCAATGGCGGACCATTCCGCAATCGCGCGCATATCCTCGGCGACATCGTCGACAGCAACCCGATCTATGTGGGTGCGCCCGATGGACCCTATGCAAGCGGTTCCGGTTTCAGCACCAGCTTCAACAGCAGCTACCAGAGCTTCGAGAGCACGTATGTCAATCGCCAGCCCATGCTTTACGTAGGCGCCAATGATGGCATGCTGCATGCGTTCGATCCCAAGACCGGCAAGGAGCTGTTTGCTTTCGTGCCCAACGGCGTCTTCGCCAACCTGATCGATCTCACCCAGCCCAACTACAGCCACCAGTTTTATGTCGATGGATCGCCGCAGGCGGGTGACGTGCAGTTCGCGGATGGCACTTGGCATACCTTGCTGGTCGGCGGCGAGAATGCCGGCGGCAACAGCATCTATGCGCTGGATGTGACCACCCCGGCCAGTCTGACGACCGAATCCGCCTTGGCCAAGGCGGTGCGATGGGAGTTCAGTGGTTCGGGCGGCGGTGGCATGGGTTATACCTACAGTACGCCGGCGCTAGCTCTGACTTGCGTACCCAGCCCCGGGTATCAGTCGCCGTGCAGCAATTCCAACGCTACCTTGCAGGGCATGTTCATGGCGTTCTTCGGCAACGGCTACGACAGCCCGTCCAATCACGCCATTCTGTATGCAGTCAATGCCCAAACTGGCGCACTACAGGCCAGGATCGATCTGTGTGCGGCGGTCAGTGGTGCCTGCAACCCCAATCTGCCGGATGGTTTGTCCAGCGTGGTGGCGGCCAATTCGGACGGCATCATCGGTGCGCCGGTCGATCACGTGTTCGCCGGCGATCTGCAGGGCAATCTGTGGTCGATCAACGTGTCCAACAGCAGCCCCAGCAAATGGACCGTGCGCTTGTTGTTCCAGGCGCGCGACGCCAACGGCAACCCGCAGCCCATCACCACGACGCCAGCAGTCACGCTCAACCCGAATTATCCCAACCAACTCGGCTTGATGGTGTATTTCGGTACCGGTCAGCTGTTGGCGGCCAGCGATTTGAGCAGCACGCAAACGCAATCGTTTTATGGCGTGTGGGACAAACCGACCACCAGCGCGTCCAGCATCGCCAATGCTTACACCCGCAGCAATCTGCAGGCGCAAGTCTTGACCACGATATCTGCCGCGACTGCGGGACTACCCCAGGCCGTGCGTACCGTCACCAACAACTGCGTCTACTACAGCACGACGACCGGCTTGCCCAGCGGTTGCACGGCACCGAGCAGTACGCCCAGTACGGCACAACTGGGCTGGTACATGGATTTGCCGGCCAGCGGCGAACGCGTGATCACTGATCCACGCCTGGAAAGCGGTGCCGTGGTGTTCACCACGAACGCACCGACTTCGGCATCAAGCACGCAGTGCAGTGTCGGCTTCAATTCATGGCTGATGGATGTGAACTACGTCAACGGCGGTTCATTCTCGCAGCCGGAGCTGGATGTCAACGGTGACTACACGATCAATGGTGGTGATCAAGTCACAATTGGCGGCACGACCTACAACCCGGTGGGCATGAGCATGGGCACGGTGTACTCGGCGGCACCAACCATCATCAGCGCCGATCTGGGTGCCGCGCACGCCTTGAAGCTGATCACGCGTTCCGATCAGACCATCAAATCCGTGCAGGAACGTGGCGGTGGGCCAACGCGCGTAGGCTGGTGGCAGATCATTCAATAG